A portion of the Juglans microcarpa x Juglans regia isolate MS1-56 chromosome 1D, Jm3101_v1.0, whole genome shotgun sequence genome contains these proteins:
- the LOC121240862 gene encoding uncharacterized protein LOC121240862: MKEEQKQHHKRLVTVALRLVKPTAYFILLLLAYTLGYLSSPSSSSSPRSPVPSSPTPSINELINLPSQLDQFRVTAHCADPLPSELVRQTILDRVYNGTSPFDGFPPTYVRPLLRHQRIRGWGSNGAVFEHLIQKVRPRTIIEVGTFLGASAIHMHGLTRKLGVDAQILCLDDFRGWPGFRDRFKDIKMINGDVSLMYQFMQNLFSVNATDSVLPVPFSTGSALDKLCELGVYGDLIEVDAGHDFISAWSDINRAYRILRPGGVIFGHDYFTAADDRGVRRAVNLFARIHGLKIKLDGQHWVIDST, encoded by the coding sequence ATGAAAGAAGAGCAGAAACAGCACCATAAAAGACTCGTGACCGTGGCCTTAAGACTAGTCAAACCCACGGCGTACTTTATCCTCCTCTTGCTAGCGTATACCCTGGGTTACCTATCTTCCccttcctcttcatcttcccCAAGGTCCCCTGTTCCCTCCTCCCCAACCCCTTCCATCAATGAACTCATCAACTTACCCTCCCAGCTCGACCAGTTCCGAGTCACGGCTCACTGTGCTGACCCGCTCCCCTCCGAACTCGTCCGGCAAACCATTCTTGATCGAGTCTACAACGGGACCTCTCCCTTCGACGGCTTCCCCCCAACGTACGTTAGGCCGCTTCTCCGCCACCAGAGAATTCGAGGGTGGGGCTCCAATGGCGCCGTTTTCGAGCACTTAATCCAGAAGGTCAGGCCCCGGACCATCATCGAAGTGGGCACATTTCTAGGCGCGTCGGCGATACACATGCACGGGTTGACTCGGAAACTCGGTGTCGACGCCCAGATCCTTTGTCTCGACGATTTCCGGGGCTGGCCCGGGTTCCGGGACCGGTTCAAGGACATCAAAATGATAAACGGCGACGTTTCGCTGATGTACCAGTTCATGCAGAACCTCTTCTCCGTGAACGCGACCGACTCGGTTTTACCGGTACCGTTCTCAACCGGGTCGGCCCTAGACAAGCTTTGCGAGTTGGGTGTTTATGGCGATTTGATCGAAGTGGATGCAGGTCACGATTTCATATCGGCGTGGTCCGATATTAATCGGGCGTACCGGATTTTAAGACCCGGTGGAGTAATTTTCGGGCACGATTATTTTACTGCAGCCGATGACAGAGGAGTTAGGAGGGCAGTGAATTTATTTGCCCGTATTCACGGCCTCAAAATTAAACTGGACGGCCAACATTGGGTCATCGATTCTACTTAA